The following are from one region of the Fibrobacter sp. UWEL genome:
- the lnt gene encoding apolipoprotein N-acyltransferase: protein MLALRPDEPGLYTFFPQFAPLVASLVFLPFKNIRRNFSRWLYTYSLLSFIFLAIDYNTFNHNGAGHAGLIHIATTFLPAGLFWIFKFICWNVRRVKESDSRTALMLSVFAWGLYAFAFPPMPLGPAALLLLVPWFIVLNRFGRQQALFATFWSGFLYNAINYYWIYNVMNVETAPSGLILFGLFLLIAYFSAYNVLAAFIYTIVKNILIKGYRILLWIYPIFYAGIEMTRTRGDFSFPWSHLGYVFGNHIEFLQLLPWVGIFGYTILVVTSNQTVAIAFEKLSAKGLKDKQELKRTVPVLSIPAIILLSLFLQGSYVLSKPEAAPFYGADNKENPSVALVQPSIAQGAKWSKERFENIVNKTLGMVKDSVAPETDLIVLAETAIPDYIRRQPKVIRRLHRLADEMQGSILTGTLDYKRNDPGSIRKYDIYNSAFLFTPHDISFPQRYIKKHLVPFSERIPFDDIFPILNYVDLGEGDFVTGKETPVYGSFKWTPYICYDAIFGDLIREAIREGSRLMVNITNDGWFGKSTAPYQHMNLIRYRAIENGMPVARLANSGVSLFIDQYGHYDQNTDIFVDAVIQRKMPLKTRDTLYSHIGDAVETALLWFFLIYAITSLIFFFRNRKASN from the coding sequence GTGCTTGCACTGCGTCCAGATGAGCCAGGCCTTTATACCTTCTTCCCGCAATTTGCCCCTCTAGTAGCATCCCTCGTATTCCTTCCCTTCAAAAACATCCGGAGGAACTTTTCCCGCTGGCTCTATACATACAGCCTTCTCTCCTTCATTTTTCTTGCGATAGACTACAACACGTTTAACCATAATGGAGCTGGCCACGCAGGTTTAATCCATATCGCCACCACATTCCTACCCGCAGGTCTTTTCTGGATTTTCAAGTTCATCTGCTGGAATGTCCGTCGTGTAAAGGAAAGTGATTCACGTACCGCCCTCATGTTAAGCGTATTTGCCTGGGGATTGTATGCATTCGCGTTTCCTCCCATGCCCTTGGGACCTGCAGCCTTGCTTTTACTGGTACCTTGGTTCATCGTACTAAACCGATTCGGTCGTCAGCAGGCTTTATTCGCAACCTTCTGGTCCGGATTTCTATATAACGCCATCAATTATTACTGGATTTACAACGTGATGAATGTGGAAACAGCCCCTTCAGGCCTCATCCTGTTCGGTCTGTTCCTGCTCATCGCTTATTTCAGCGCCTATAACGTTCTCGCCGCATTTATCTATACCATCGTCAAGAACATCCTCATTAAGGGATATCGAATCCTCCTGTGGATTTACCCGATTTTCTATGCGGGTATTGAAATGACACGCACCCGCGGGGACTTCAGCTTTCCCTGGAGCCATCTGGGATACGTATTCGGTAACCACATTGAATTTTTGCAGTTGCTCCCCTGGGTGGGAATTTTCGGATACACCATCCTGGTAGTAACGTCCAACCAGACCGTAGCCATCGCCTTCGAGAAGCTTTCTGCAAAGGGGCTCAAGGACAAGCAGGAACTGAAAAGAACCGTTCCCGTCTTGAGCATTCCCGCAATCATTCTCCTATCCCTTTTCCTGCAAGGATCCTACGTTCTCTCCAAGCCAGAAGCAGCACCCTTCTATGGGGCTGACAACAAGGAAAATCCCTCCGTCGCTCTGGTACAGCCCAGCATTGCACAAGGCGCCAAGTGGAGTAAGGAACGTTTTGAAAATATCGTCAACAAGACCCTTGGGATGGTGAAGGATAGCGTCGCACCCGAAACCGACTTAATCGTTCTTGCTGAAACCGCCATTCCAGATTATATCCGCAGGCAGCCTAAAGTCATTCGTAGGTTGCACCGCCTTGCAGACGAAATGCAGGGAAGCATCCTCACAGGAACTCTGGACTATAAGCGAAATGATCCCGGATCCATCCGTAAGTACGACATTTACAATTCCGCATTTCTATTTACCCCTCACGACATTTCTTTCCCCCAGCGCTACATCAAGAAACATCTGGTGCCCTTTAGCGAACGAATTCCCTTCGACGACATCTTCCCCATCCTGAACTATGTGGACCTGGGCGAAGGAGACTTTGTTACTGGCAAGGAGACTCCCGTTTACGGTTCCTTCAAGTGGACTCCCTACATCTGCTATGACGCCATCTTCGGCGACTTGATTCGCGAAGCAATCCGCGAAGGATCTCGTCTAATGGTGAACATCACCAACGACGGTTGGTTCGGCAAGAGCACTGCTCCCTACCAGCACATGAACCTCATCCGCTACCGCGCTATCGAAAACGGGATGCCCGTAGCTAGACTTGCAAACTCCGGCGTATCCCTGTTCATTGACCAGTATGGACATTACGACCAGAATACGGATATTTTTGTCGATGCAGTCATACAAAGAAAAATGCCCCTCAAGACAAGGGACACTCTCTATAGTCATATTGGGGATGCTGTGGAAACAGCTTTACTGTGGTTTTTCCTGATTTACGCCATTACAAGCCTTATCTTCTTCTTCAGGAATCGTAAGGCAAGTAATTAG
- a CDS encoding alpha/beta hydrolase, whose translation MYEKWIWLPDWASDLSLWEDDLMEVSSDAEHTFVSYENMISHLSNLYELEGMDSATHVVGWGLGALALLKNSDKRPKEQNWLLLSPFTNFCSEENNWNQQNLMFIATQTKSSVDPFLNAFMELFDEEFGDWVDEWRGAAKKMSPNALGDGLAYLAQNQINSEIPFDGSGETKVLYGRMDQAIKPAMTNSLKDFLPYAQFKERPKAGHWPPMLLF comes from the coding sequence ATGTACGAAAAGTGGATTTGGTTACCGGATTGGGCGTCCGATTTGAGCCTCTGGGAAGACGACCTAATGGAAGTGAGCTCTGATGCAGAGCACACTTTTGTTTCCTATGAAAACATGATTTCACACCTGTCCAATCTTTATGAACTGGAGGGGATGGACTCGGCCACCCATGTAGTGGGCTGGGGTCTTGGAGCTCTAGCTCTTTTGAAGAATAGCGATAAAAGGCCTAAGGAACAAAACTGGCTTTTGCTATCCCCATTCACGAATTTCTGTTCAGAAGAAAATAACTGGAATCAGCAGAACCTCATGTTTATTGCCACACAGACAAAGTCTTCTGTTGATCCTTTCCTCAACGCCTTTATGGAATTATTTGACGAAGAATTTGGAGACTGGGTGGATGAATGGCGTGGCGCTGCCAAGAAGATGTCTCCCAATGCTCTAGGGGATGGACTTGCCTATCTTGCCCAAAATCAGATTAATTCTGAAATTCCTTTTGATGGCTCTGGAGAAACAAAAGTCCTTTATGGAAGGATGGATCAGGCGATAAAACCTGCAATGACCAACAGCCTAAAGGACTTCCTTCCTTACGCTCAATTTAAGGAAAGACCCAAGGCCGGACATTGGCCTCCCATGCTCTTGTTCTAA